From one Mytilus edulis chromosome 1, xbMytEdul2.2, whole genome shotgun sequence genomic stretch:
- the LOC139487979 gene encoding uncharacterized protein isoform X4, producing the protein MMTTKYKMLFVILLFTTYQLTVTAQHNLTPYGTATQSSNFEESLPQNAIEPPISNTFSKTLCSHTDRGSKPAWWMFHFSFGPAYITDINIYYRENFAVRMDGFKVYVTNTSTIPPNGHLCHKDGPGLPITTQTIPCNQLGQYVIYYDTKGSVQDGVSFGPIIELCYVAINGCPKGTWGRKCTTKCPSKCINQHCHLKNGSCVWGS; encoded by the exons ATGATGACAACAAAATATAAGATGTTATTTGTGATTCTGCTCTTCACAACTTATCAATTGACTGTCACAGCTCAAC ataatCTTACACCATACGGAACAGCTACGCAGAGTTCTAATTTTGAAGAAAGCTTACCCCAAAATGCTATAGAGCCACCTATATCAAATACATTTAGTAAGACTTTATGTTCTCACACAGACCGTGGTAGTAAACCAGCTTGGTGGATGTTTCATTTTTCTTTCGGACCTGCATACATCACAGATATAAACATATACTATAGAGAAAACT TTGCTGTACGGATGGATGGATTTAAAGTATATGTGACCAATACATCAACTATTCCACCTAATGGTCATCTCTGTCATAAAGATGGTCCTGGACTTCCTATCACCACGCAGACAATTCCATGTAATCAACTTGGACAGTATGTCATTTATTATGACACAAAAGGGTCTGTTCAGGACGGAGTATCTTTCGGACCTATAATCGAATTGTGTTACGTTGCCATCAATG GGTGCCCAAAAGGTACTTGGGGAAGAAAATGTACTACGAAATGTCCTTCTAAATGTATAAACCAACACTGTCATCTTAAAAATGGTTCGTGTGTTTGGGGAA GTTAG
- the LOC139487979 gene encoding uncharacterized protein isoform X2, producing the protein MMIHPIKESLLLIHNIIVCSISATHWFRSYLMMTTKYKMLFVILLFTTYQLTVTAQHNLTPYGTATQSSNFEESLPQNAIEPPISNTFSKTLCSHTDRGSKPAWWMFHFSFGPAYITDINIYYRENFAVRMDGFKVYVTNTSTIPPNGHLCHKDGPGLPITTQTIPCNQLGQYVIYYDTKGSVQDGVSFGPIIELCYVAINGCPKGTWGRKCTTKCPSKCINQHCHLKNGSCVWGS; encoded by the exons ATGATGATTCATCCGATAAAG gAAAGTCTACTTCTAATCCATAATATTATAGTGTGTTCCATATCAGCAACACATTGGTTCCGATCGTACCTGATGATGACAACAAAATATAAGATGTTATTTGTGATTCTGCTCTTCACAACTTATCAATTGACTGTCACAGCTCAAC ataatCTTACACCATACGGAACAGCTACGCAGAGTTCTAATTTTGAAGAAAGCTTACCCCAAAATGCTATAGAGCCACCTATATCAAATACATTTAGTAAGACTTTATGTTCTCACACAGACCGTGGTAGTAAACCAGCTTGGTGGATGTTTCATTTTTCTTTCGGACCTGCATACATCACAGATATAAACATATACTATAGAGAAAACT TTGCTGTACGGATGGATGGATTTAAAGTATATGTGACCAATACATCAACTATTCCACCTAATGGTCATCTCTGTCATAAAGATGGTCCTGGACTTCCTATCACCACGCAGACAATTCCATGTAATCAACTTGGACAGTATGTCATTTATTATGACACAAAAGGGTCTGTTCAGGACGGAGTATCTTTCGGACCTATAATCGAATTGTGTTACGTTGCCATCAATG GGTGCCCAAAAGGTACTTGGGGAAGAAAATGTACTACGAAATGTCCTTCTAAATGTATAAACCAACACTGTCATCTTAAAAATGGTTCGTGTGTTTGGGGAA GTTAG
- the LOC139487953 gene encoding uncharacterized protein yields the protein MINPSQDRTMYLIIPTKANMLFVILIHKTYQLTITAQHNLTPYGTATQSSTHEGSVPQYAIQPPISNTYSKTLCSVTGLGRTQAWWMFHFSFGSAYITDIKIYYRVGYAHRMDGFKLYVTNTSTIPPDGYLCYEDPDPGLPDLTQTIPCNQLGKYVIYYDTKKDNHEGPVIELCYVAINGCRKGMWGTDCSTTCPSICIGQHCHPENGSCVWGCDEQKCLNNRWDIQTGVCTDGCVREHSQFCNCNKCQRAIKGKNCAQFL from the exons ATGATTAATCCGTCACAAG ATCGTACAATGTACCTGATCATACCAACTAAAGCTAACATGTTATTTGTGATACTGATCCACAAAACTTATCAATTGACTATCACAGCTCAAC ATAACCTTACACCATATGGAACAGCTACGCAGAGTTCTACCCACGAAGGAAGTGTACCTCAATATGCTATACAGCCACCAATATCAAATACATATAGTAAGACGTTATGTTCCGTTACAGGCCTTGGAAGGACACAAGCTTGGTGGATGTTTCATTTTTCCTTCGGATCTGCTTACATCACAGATATTAAAATCTACTACAGAGTAGGCT ATGCTCATCGTATGGATGGATTCAAATTATATGTGACCAACACATCAACTATACCACCGGACGGTTATCTCTGTTATGAAGATCCTGATCCTGGTCTTCCAGACCTCACTCAGACTATTCCCTGTAATCAACTTGGAAAATACGTCATTTATTACGATACTAAAAAAGACAACCACGAAGGACCTGTTATTGAATTGTGTTACGTTGCCATCAatg GATGTCGGAAGGGTATGTGGGGAACAGACTGTTCCACAACGTGTCCATCAATATGTATAGGCCAACATTGTCATCCTGAAAATGGCTCCTGTGTTTGGGGATGTGACGAACAGAAATGTTTAAATAACAGATGGGATATACAAACAGGTGTTTGTACTGACGGATGTGTTAGAGAACACTCGCAATTTTGTAATTGTAACAAAT GTCAGAGAGCAATAAAAGGAAAAAACTGTGCTCAATTCTTATGA
- the LOC139487979 gene encoding uncharacterized protein isoform X3 codes for MMTTKYKMLFVILLFTTYQLTVTAQHNLTPYGTATQSSNFEESLPQNAIEPPISNTFSKTLCSHTDRGSKPAWWMFHFSFGPAYITDINIYYRENFAVRMDGFKVYVTNTSTIPPNGHLCHKDGPGLPITTQTIPCNQLGQYVIYYDTKGSVQDGVSFGPIIELCYVAINGCPKGTWGRKCTTKCPSKCINQHCHLKNGSCVWGSEYC; via the exons ATGATGACAACAAAATATAAGATGTTATTTGTGATTCTGCTCTTCACAACTTATCAATTGACTGTCACAGCTCAAC ataatCTTACACCATACGGAACAGCTACGCAGAGTTCTAATTTTGAAGAAAGCTTACCCCAAAATGCTATAGAGCCACCTATATCAAATACATTTAGTAAGACTTTATGTTCTCACACAGACCGTGGTAGTAAACCAGCTTGGTGGATGTTTCATTTTTCTTTCGGACCTGCATACATCACAGATATAAACATATACTATAGAGAAAACT TTGCTGTACGGATGGATGGATTTAAAGTATATGTGACCAATACATCAACTATTCCACCTAATGGTCATCTCTGTCATAAAGATGGTCCTGGACTTCCTATCACCACGCAGACAATTCCATGTAATCAACTTGGACAGTATGTCATTTATTATGACACAAAAGGGTCTGTTCAGGACGGAGTATCTTTCGGACCTATAATCGAATTGTGTTACGTTGCCATCAATG GGTGCCCAAAAGGTACTTGGGGAAGAAAATGTACTACGAAATGTCCTTCTAAATGTATAAACCAACACTGTCATCTTAAAAATGGTTCGTGTGTTTGGGGAAGTGAGTATTGTTAA
- the LOC139487979 gene encoding uncharacterized protein isoform X1: MMIHPIKESLLLIHNIIVCSISATHWFRSYLMMTTKYKMLFVILLFTTYQLTVTAQHNLTPYGTATQSSNFEESLPQNAIEPPISNTFSKTLCSHTDRGSKPAWWMFHFSFGPAYITDINIYYRENFAVRMDGFKVYVTNTSTIPPNGHLCHKDGPGLPITTQTIPCNQLGQYVIYYDTKGSVQDGVSFGPIIELCYVAINGCPKGTWGRKCTTKCPSKCINQHCHLKNGSCVWGSEYC; the protein is encoded by the exons ATGATGATTCATCCGATAAAG gAAAGTCTACTTCTAATCCATAATATTATAGTGTGTTCCATATCAGCAACACATTGGTTCCGATCGTACCTGATGATGACAACAAAATATAAGATGTTATTTGTGATTCTGCTCTTCACAACTTATCAATTGACTGTCACAGCTCAAC ataatCTTACACCATACGGAACAGCTACGCAGAGTTCTAATTTTGAAGAAAGCTTACCCCAAAATGCTATAGAGCCACCTATATCAAATACATTTAGTAAGACTTTATGTTCTCACACAGACCGTGGTAGTAAACCAGCTTGGTGGATGTTTCATTTTTCTTTCGGACCTGCATACATCACAGATATAAACATATACTATAGAGAAAACT TTGCTGTACGGATGGATGGATTTAAAGTATATGTGACCAATACATCAACTATTCCACCTAATGGTCATCTCTGTCATAAAGATGGTCCTGGACTTCCTATCACCACGCAGACAATTCCATGTAATCAACTTGGACAGTATGTCATTTATTATGACACAAAAGGGTCTGTTCAGGACGGAGTATCTTTCGGACCTATAATCGAATTGTGTTACGTTGCCATCAATG GGTGCCCAAAAGGTACTTGGGGAAGAAAATGTACTACGAAATGTCCTTCTAAATGTATAAACCAACACTGTCATCTTAAAAATGGTTCGTGTGTTTGGGGAAGTGAGTATTGTTAA